A single genomic interval of Oryzomonas sagensis harbors:
- a CDS encoding anthranilate synthase component II, with product MLVMIDNYDSFTFNIVQYLGQLGEDVRVYRNDKITVEEIEALQPERLVISPGPCSPGEAGISVQAIKHFAGRVPILGVCLGHQAIGEAFGGKVVRSVSLMHGKTSPIIHDDRELFAGLPNPFQATRYHSLVVERSSLPDCLEVTAWVENGEIMGMRHKTLPIWGVQFHPESILTEGGMNLLENFLKISRR from the coding sequence ATGCTGGTAATGATCGATAACTACGATTCCTTCACCTTCAATATCGTCCAATACTTGGGCCAGTTGGGCGAAGACGTGCGCGTCTACCGCAACGACAAGATCACCGTGGAAGAGATCGAGGCCCTGCAGCCGGAGCGGCTGGTGATCTCCCCCGGCCCCTGTTCCCCCGGCGAGGCGGGCATATCGGTGCAGGCGATCAAGCATTTCGCCGGCAGGGTTCCGATCCTGGGGGTCTGCCTCGGCCATCAGGCCATCGGGGAGGCATTCGGGGGAAAAGTCGTCAGGAGCGTTTCCCTGATGCACGGCAAGACCTCGCCGATCATCCACGATGACCGGGAACTTTTTGCCGGACTTCCGAACCCGTTCCAGGCCACCCGCTACCACTCCCTGGTGGTGGAGCGGAGCAGCCTGCCGGATTGCCTGGAGGTCACGGCATGGGTTGAGAACGGGGAGATCATGGGGATGCGCCACAAGACCCTGCCCATCTGGGGTGTCCAGTTCCATCCCGAGTCGATCCTCACCGAGGGGGGGATGAACCTGCTGGAGAACTTCCTGAAGATAAGCCGGCGGTGA
- the rpsF gene encoding 30S ribosomal protein S6 — protein sequence MRKYETIFILQPELGEDEIKSIGAKVQEVISSYNGECFRLDDWGVRKLAYPIRKFARGRYYYLRFDGGAELIAELERRLRLNEKVLRYQSVNITGEPEKAVEKKAPVVEAEAVEAVEEAVPAVEAANE from the coding sequence ATGAGGAAGTATGAAACGATTTTCATCCTCCAGCCGGAACTTGGCGAAGACGAGATCAAAAGCATCGGCGCCAAGGTTCAGGAAGTCATCTCGTCGTACAATGGCGAGTGCTTCAGGCTGGACGACTGGGGTGTCAGGAAACTGGCATACCCCATCAGGAAGTTTGCCCGGGGGCGCTACTACTATCTGCGCTTTGATGGTGGGGCGGAGCTGATCGCCGAGTTGGAACGGCGCCTCAGACTTAACGAAAAGGTGCTCCGGTACCAGAGCGTCAACATTACCGGAGAGCCCGAGAAGGCTGTTGAGAAAAAAGCTCCCGTAGTCGAAGCGGAAGCGGTCGAGGCTGTTGAAGAAGCAGTCCCTGCCGTTGAAGCGGCAAACGAATAA
- the trpE gene encoding anthranilate synthase component I → MFFPPIDTFRTLSRSGNLIPVYREIMADMDTPVTAFKKLDDGRFSFLLESIEGGEKWGRYSFLGSSPSCVIRSKGHTVEIIENDVTTTVTTDDPLGSIRTLLARFTPVEVEGLPRFFGGAVGYLGYDMVRHFEHLPTEKPAALDAYEAYFLVTDTIVIFDTMAQKIKVVSNAHLDGAITPEEAYRQATEKIEAIIRRLRAPVPPAATIPSGGPVELHSNVTREAYEAAVEKAKEYVRAGDIIQVVPSQRFSGPLSADPFDVYRVLRTLNPSPYMFFLKLDGTVIAGASPEVMVRKEGDRVELRPIAGTRPRGATPQEDARLAEELLADPKERAEHVMLVDLGRNDLGRVCTTGSVTVSELMVIERYSHVMHIVSNVQGRLGSDHDAFDVVRATFPAGTLSGAPKIRAMEIIDELEPVRREIYGGAVGYFSFSGNMDLAITIRTLVIKDGMVHIQAGGGVVADSDPAAEWQETVNKAMAARRALEIAEKGLE, encoded by the coding sequence ATGTTTTTTCCCCCCATTGACACCTTTCGCACCCTGTCCAGGAGCGGCAACCTGATCCCGGTCTACCGGGAAATCATGGCCGACATGGATACGCCGGTCACCGCCTTTAAAAAACTCGACGACGGGCGTTTCTCCTTTTTGCTCGAGAGTATCGAGGGTGGCGAAAAGTGGGGGCGCTACTCCTTTCTCGGCTCCAGCCCCTCATGTGTCATCCGCTCCAAGGGGCACACCGTCGAGATCATCGAGAACGACGTCACGACCACGGTAACCACCGATGATCCGCTCGGCTCCATCCGCACCCTCCTGGCCCGATTCACGCCGGTGGAGGTCGAGGGCCTGCCCCGTTTCTTCGGCGGCGCCGTCGGCTACCTGGGGTACGACATGGTGCGCCACTTCGAGCACCTGCCCACGGAGAAACCGGCTGCACTTGACGCCTACGAAGCCTATTTCCTGGTGACCGACACCATCGTCATCTTCGATACCATGGCCCAGAAGATCAAAGTGGTCTCCAATGCCCACCTGGACGGCGCCATTACCCCGGAAGAGGCTTATCGGCAGGCGACGGAGAAGATAGAAGCCATCATCCGCAGACTGCGCGCCCCGGTGCCGCCGGCCGCGACCATCCCCTCCGGCGGACCGGTCGAACTGCACTCCAACGTCACCCGCGAGGCATATGAGGCTGCCGTGGAAAAGGCCAAGGAGTACGTCCGGGCCGGGGACATCATCCAGGTGGTCCCCTCCCAGCGTTTCAGCGGGCCACTCTCGGCCGATCCGTTCGACGTCTACCGCGTGCTGCGCACCCTGAACCCCTCCCCCTACATGTTCTTCCTGAAACTGGACGGCACGGTCATCGCCGGGGCCTCGCCCGAGGTCATGGTGCGCAAGGAGGGGGACCGGGTCGAGCTCCGCCCCATCGCCGGCACCCGCCCCCGGGGCGCCACGCCCCAGGAGGATGCCCGACTGGCCGAGGAGTTGCTGGCCGACCCCAAGGAACGGGCCGAACACGTCATGCTGGTGGACCTGGGGCGAAACGATCTGGGGCGCGTCTGCACCACGGGATCGGTTACGGTATCGGAACTGATGGTCATCGAACGCTACTCCCACGTGATGCATATCGTGTCCAACGTGCAGGGGCGGCTGGGGAGCGACCACGACGCCTTCGACGTCGTGCGGGCCACGTTTCCGGCCGGCACCCTCTCCGGCGCGCCCAAGATCAGGGCCATGGAGATCATCGACGAACTGGAGCCGGTGCGCCGCGAGATCTATGGCGGCGCTGTGGGCTACTTTTCCTTTTCCGGCAACATGGACCTGGCCATCACCATCCGCACCCTGGTCATCAAGGACGGCATGGTGCACATCCAGGCCGGGGGCGGCGTTGTTGCCGATTCCGACCCGGCTGCCGAGTGGCAGGAGACCGTCAACAAGGCCATGGCCGCGCGGCGGGCGTTGGAGATTGCCGAGAAAGGGCTCGAATAA
- the rplI gene encoding 50S ribosomal protein L9: MKVILKENIETLGHIGDIVKVAPGYARNYLVPKGFAIEATEKNAKALEHAKRQLTYKKNKTLEAARSLAAKLEGLAIELIHQAGEEGKLFGSVTNMEIAAFLTEKGFDIDRKKIVLAEPIKQVGETSVPVKIHPEVVATLKVTIKAA, encoded by the coding sequence ATGAAGGTCATTCTGAAGGAAAACATCGAAACCCTCGGCCACATCGGCGACATCGTCAAGGTTGCTCCCGGCTATGCCCGCAATTATCTGGTCCCCAAAGGGTTTGCCATCGAGGCGACCGAGAAGAACGCCAAGGCGCTTGAACACGCCAAACGCCAGTTGACCTACAAGAAGAACAAGACCCTGGAGGCCGCCCGCAGCCTGGCCGCCAAACTGGAAGGGCTTGCCATCGAGTTGATCCACCAGGCCGGCGAAGAAGGGAAACTCTTCGGTTCCGTCACCAATATGGAGATCGCCGCGTTCCTCACCGAAAAGGGCTTTGACATCGACCGCAAGAAGATCGTTCTTGCCGAACCGATCAAGCAGGTGGGCGAGACGAGCGTTCCGGTCAAGATTCACCCCGAAGTTGTCGCAACCCTCAAGGTGACCATCAAGGCCGCCTGA
- the rpsR gene encoding 30S ribosomal protein S18 — MSDERPSTPYQRPAGGPGQRPAGGPGGPRKRRPFQRRKVCRFCAEKNLTIDYKEPRTLRYFISERGKIVPRRISGNCAKHQREITEAIKRARNLALLPIAANHSLS; from the coding sequence ATGAGCGACGAAAGACCCAGCACCCCGTATCAACGTCCGGCAGGCGGTCCCGGCCAGCGTCCCGCAGGCGGCCCCGGCGGCCCCCGCAAGCGCCGTCCGTTCCAGCGCAGGAAGGTATGCCGTTTTTGCGCCGAAAAGAACCTGACCATTGATTACAAAGAACCCCGTACCCTGCGCTACTTCATCTCGGAGCGCGGCAAGATCGTTCCCCGCCGCATCTCCGGCAACTGTGCGAAACACCAGCGGGAAATCACCGAGGCCATCAAGCGCGCCCGCAACCTGGCGCTCTTGCCGATCGCCGCGAACCACTCGCTGTCCTAG
- a CDS encoding YybS family protein, whose translation MNPNTPADSIKARLTAVLVGTAGTFALFAVSFVLPPLGFFTGLLAPFPVVYYRLRQGRGTAAVIFTLAGIALTAVYSPNVGAIYLLQCGVIALLMPELLLRGYGAARTIAWTTGVSAALVAVVAVILTLVGNQDLQQALSGEISTSISRALALYEKSGVKGDELSMVKKSMDMAAALLIRIYPSLVTILLGIMAGCNLALIRRPAFLMGYRFPLGDFKDLRLPEPLVWILIAAGFAMLAPSRFVTIPALNVLVVTTTLYFLQGLAVILTITARQAFYSIIRVFLWVMLLVQPYLAAIVAAIGIFDLWGDFRTPKKQENL comes from the coding sequence ATGAACCCGAACACACCGGCCGATTCCATTAAGGCACGGCTTACCGCAGTTCTCGTGGGCACCGCAGGCACGTTCGCGTTGTTTGCGGTGTCCTTTGTACTACCGCCGCTCGGTTTCTTTACGGGGCTTCTGGCCCCCTTCCCGGTGGTGTATTATCGTCTGCGTCAGGGGCGCGGCACAGCGGCCGTCATCTTCACGTTGGCCGGTATCGCGTTGACGGCGGTATATAGTCCGAATGTGGGCGCTATCTATCTGTTGCAATGCGGGGTTATCGCCCTGCTGATGCCGGAGTTGCTGCTGCGGGGGTATGGCGCGGCCCGGACTATCGCCTGGACCACGGGCGTTAGCGCGGCCCTTGTGGCCGTGGTCGCCGTCATTCTGACGCTGGTCGGCAACCAGGATCTGCAGCAAGCCCTTTCCGGCGAGATTTCCACCAGCATCTCCCGGGCGCTCGCCCTGTATGAAAAGAGCGGCGTCAAAGGCGACGAGTTGTCCATGGTCAAAAAGTCCATGGACATGGCTGCCGCGCTGTTGATCAGGATTTACCCGTCATTGGTGACCATCCTGCTCGGGATTATGGCGGGATGCAATCTGGCGCTCATACGCAGGCCGGCATTCCTGATGGGATACCGCTTTCCCCTGGGCGATTTCAAGGATCTCCGGCTGCCGGAACCCTTGGTCTGGATCCTGATCGCAGCCGGATTCGCCATGCTGGCGCCCAGCCGGTTCGTCACGATCCCGGCTCTCAACGTACTGGTCGTAACGACGACGCTTTATTTTTTGCAGGGGTTGGCGGTTATTCTGACCATCACCGCCCGCCAGGCTTTTTACAGCATCATACGCGTGTTTCTCTGGGTGATGCTGCTGGTGCAACCGTATCTCGCGGCCATCGTTGCCGCCATCGGCATATTTGATCTGTGGGGAGACTTCCGCACCCCCAAAAAACAGGAAAACCTGTAA